A DNA window from Mariprofundus aestuarium contains the following coding sequences:
- the glnE gene encoding bifunctional [glutamate--ammonia ligase]-adenylyl-L-tyrosine phosphorylase/[glutamate--ammonia-ligase] adenylyltransferase, with amino-acid sequence MSEQIDFILQHSPENLHADVRRVYEVSQQFATLMRSVDEEGCKALFRPVDEALLPDGSESWVPTCDSSDFVTCMSHLRQCKHRGHRHLIWWELGLGGDMDASCRAIADLASGLMDESLKMAERLVAPRYGCIEGGSFCVIGLGKLGGRELNLGSDVDPLFLWQGEGSSVDGRQSIPAPEYYMHLSRMLIRLMGERTVDGIVWPVDMRLRPGGDGAAIALHLEATLSHYLEYGQTWERAMLIKARPVAGDLALGQAFVEGISPFIFRRYLDYTTVAALADMKRRIDGQAGLGGISPGYDVKRGRGGIREIEFIIQSMQLLHGGRNSELRVQPSMLAIDRLMDAGVIGEEDVIELKSAYRFWRRIEHAIQARRGEQTHKLPEDYAGYLTAATGIAGVEQQMVHHAAIVEDAFRKFVKPVGEEEVEEKNWLSGSRDGLESLGEEDCERMLLALKRVDAWLSRGLLPERSRMQVGRILEQAMPKWLDDENGVSALEAFADLIHSISGRATWVDLLATHQGALDWLIGVLSASRYLADHIARDPSWLEWPLMTEHSEADIRNICAELDALDNLDDVEQTLADIGRWVDRARLLSALAVDAHTGDVMTIGGWMADIADAATAAVIRLCLFQMDLPKAFPFVALAMGKHGSHEMGLVSDLDMVFIIVHDNPSEMLGKRSMSEHAQRIGRRAIQYLTAVPPFGAGFEFDARLRPSGSSGVLVTSLTGFHDYQLNDAQTWEHQALCRARPAAGPDDAKIAVEAVVTEILDQQRDRGALASDVVEMRRKMIDHLASKSDAVTNLKHDAGGLVDIEFLAQYARLAFGGAGRRTIDVLNNLPDSAPEAWREAGNWLAETYLDYRQMENALRVELWRSIGKLPNNAQATEWKTMCRHAAIHSPDALTARMQRVHETFNRLLTN; translated from the coding sequence ATGAGTGAACAGATTGATTTCATCCTTCAACATAGCCCTGAAAATTTACATGCTGATGTGCGGCGTGTGTATGAGGTGTCGCAGCAGTTTGCGACGCTGATGCGTAGCGTTGATGAGGAGGGCTGCAAAGCCCTGTTCAGGCCTGTTGATGAAGCTCTCCTGCCTGATGGCAGTGAAAGCTGGGTGCCAACCTGTGACAGTAGCGACTTTGTTACCTGCATGTCCCATCTGCGCCAATGCAAACATCGCGGACACCGCCACCTGATCTGGTGGGAGCTGGGGCTTGGTGGTGACATGGATGCCTCATGCCGTGCCATTGCCGATCTGGCATCAGGACTGATGGACGAGTCGCTGAAGATGGCTGAGCGCCTGGTTGCACCGCGTTACGGGTGTATTGAAGGCGGTTCGTTCTGTGTGATCGGGCTTGGCAAGCTCGGCGGGCGGGAACTGAATCTGGGCTCGGATGTCGATCCACTGTTTCTCTGGCAGGGAGAGGGTAGTTCGGTTGACGGGCGCCAGTCGATTCCTGCTCCTGAATATTATATGCACCTTTCGCGCATGCTGATACGACTGATGGGTGAGCGTACTGTGGATGGTATTGTCTGGCCGGTGGATATGCGTCTGCGTCCCGGCGGCGATGGCGCCGCCATTGCCCTGCATCTGGAAGCGACTTTAAGTCACTATCTTGAATATGGGCAGACCTGGGAGCGGGCAATGTTGATCAAGGCTCGCCCGGTAGCCGGAGATCTGGCACTCGGGCAGGCCTTCGTTGAGGGAATCTCACCATTTATTTTCAGGCGTTACCTTGATTATACCACGGTAGCAGCATTGGCCGATATGAAGCGGCGTATTGATGGGCAGGCAGGGCTTGGCGGCATATCACCGGGTTATGATGTGAAGCGGGGTAGGGGCGGTATCCGCGAAATTGAGTTTATTATTCAGTCGATGCAGCTGCTGCATGGTGGACGCAACAGCGAACTGAGGGTTCAACCGAGCATGCTGGCCATAGACCGCCTGATGGATGCGGGTGTGATCGGGGAAGAAGATGTGATCGAGTTGAAGTCGGCCTACCGGTTCTGGCGGCGCATTGAGCATGCGATTCAGGCACGGCGCGGTGAACAGACCCACAAGCTGCCGGAGGATTATGCCGGTTATCTCACCGCTGCGACCGGTATCGCAGGTGTCGAACAGCAGATGGTTCATCACGCCGCTATTGTCGAGGATGCATTCAGGAAGTTTGTCAAACCGGTCGGCGAGGAGGAAGTGGAGGAGAAAAACTGGCTCTCTGGTTCACGCGACGGGCTGGAAAGTTTGGGCGAGGAGGATTGTGAGCGCATGCTGCTGGCGCTGAAGCGGGTTGATGCGTGGCTCTCACGCGGACTTCTACCTGAGCGCAGTCGCATGCAGGTGGGCCGTATTCTTGAGCAGGCCATGCCGAAGTGGCTTGATGACGAGAATGGGGTCTCCGCACTAGAGGCCTTTGCCGACCTGATCCACTCCATTTCAGGTCGTGCCACCTGGGTTGACCTTCTGGCTACACATCAGGGAGCGCTGGACTGGCTGATTGGTGTGCTCTCCGCCAGCCGATATCTGGCTGATCATATTGCCAGGGATCCATCGTGGCTGGAGTGGCCATTGATGACAGAGCACAGTGAAGCGGATATCCGAAATATTTGTGCAGAACTGGATGCATTGGATAATCTTGATGATGTCGAACAAACACTGGCTGATATTGGTCGCTGGGTAGATCGGGCACGCCTGTTATCTGCGCTGGCCGTTGATGCGCATACGGGCGATGTAATGACCATTGGTGGCTGGATGGCCGATATTGCCGATGCCGCTACGGCTGCAGTGATCCGTCTCTGCCTGTTTCAGATGGATCTGCCCAAGGCGTTTCCGTTTGTGGCGCTGGCTATGGGTAAACACGGTTCGCATGAGATGGGGCTGGTTTCTGACCTTGATATGGTTTTTATTATTGTACACGACAATCCGAGTGAGATGCTGGGCAAGAGAAGCATGAGTGAACATGCCCAGCGAATCGGGCGCCGGGCTATCCAGTATCTGACCGCAGTGCCGCCATTCGGGGCGGGCTTCGAGTTTGATGCACGTCTGCGTCCATCGGGCAGTAGTGGCGTGCTGGTAACCAGCCTGACCGGCTTTCACGATTATCAGTTGAATGATGCGCAGACCTGGGAGCATCAGGCGTTGTGCAGGGCACGGCCTGCGGCGGGGCCTGATGATGCAAAAATAGCGGTTGAGGCCGTGGTGACAGAGATTCTAGATCAGCAAAGGGATCGTGGGGCGTTGGCCTCTGATGTCGTGGAAATGCGGAGGAAAATGATCGACCATCTGGCCAGTAAGTCGGATGCTGTGACCAATCTCAAGCATGATGCGGGTGGTCTGGTTGATATTGAATTTCTTGCCCAGTATGCGCGACTGGCGTTTGGCGGTGCGGGACGCAGAACTATTGATGTGCTGAATAACCTTCCGGACTCAGCACCTGAAGCGTGGCGTGAGGCTGGCAACTGGTTGGCCGAGACCTACCTCGATTATCGCCAGATGGAGAATGCCCTGCGTGTTGAGTTGTGGCGTTCGATAGGCAAGCTGCCGAATAATGCGCAAGCGACCGAGTGGAAAACCATGTGCCGCCATGCAGCCATTCACTCTCCTGATGCGCTGACAGCACGTATGCAGCGGGTGCATGAAACATTCAATCGACTTTTAACTAACTGA
- a CDS encoding PhoH family protein yields the protein MNDTENRKIYILDTNVLVHDPNALQRFDEHDVVIPIVVLEEMDKIKKGLDELARNVRDASRQLDELSAECEDLSKGCLLPGGGRLYFEMSTIESLKLLPDSLARSGGDNRIIAVSLAMQKQYPDRHVILVSKDINLRIKSRALGLRTEDYRSDRVISDLSILPSGKLRLEEADWTAMAEDMEVGEHDHGNLYIVTWPDEMDLPFINSFVVLPGDREVAVQCTQIDEGRRVHLCDITSYRSERHAIWGIKAKNLEQNMAMNLLMNADLDLVAMLGLAGSGKTLLALACGLHQTLDMGLYEKILVTRATVPMGQDIGFLPGTEREKLEPWMGAITDNLSILLGDEAQNIGDILGQHKIEIAALSFARGRTFTKTWLIVDEAQNLTPHQMKTIVTRMGEDSKILLLGNNAQIDTPYLTAHTNGLTQATMAFAGWEHAGHIALKASERSRLAARAVEVL from the coding sequence TTGAACGATACCGAGAATCGCAAGATCTATATTTTAGATACAAATGTGCTGGTCCATGATCCGAATGCATTGCAACGCTTTGATGAGCACGATGTTGTAATCCCGATTGTAGTGCTTGAAGAGATGGATAAGATCAAGAAGGGGCTGGATGAACTGGCCCGCAACGTGCGCGATGCCTCGCGCCAGCTTGATGAGCTCAGTGCAGAGTGCGAAGACCTCTCCAAGGGCTGTCTGCTGCCCGGCGGTGGCAGGCTCTATTTCGAAATGTCGACGATCGAATCGCTGAAACTTTTGCCGGATTCGCTGGCCAGAAGCGGTGGTGATAATCGCATTATAGCGGTAAGCCTCGCCATGCAGAAGCAGTATCCGGACCGCCATGTCATTCTGGTTTCCAAGGATATCAACCTGCGTATCAAATCGCGTGCACTGGGTCTTCGAACCGAAGATTACCGCTCCGATCGTGTGATTTCTGACCTCTCCATATTGCCCAGTGGCAAGCTGCGATTGGAGGAAGCGGACTGGACAGCGATGGCCGAGGATATGGAGGTAGGTGAGCACGACCACGGTAACCTCTATATCGTCACCTGGCCAGATGAGATGGATCTGCCGTTCATCAACAGCTTCGTGGTGCTGCCCGGCGATCGTGAGGTGGCGGTGCAGTGCACGCAAATTGATGAGGGGCGCAGGGTGCATCTCTGTGATATTACATCGTATCGCAGCGAACGCCACGCAATCTGGGGGATCAAGGCCAAGAACCTCGAACAGAATATGGCTATGAACCTGTTGATGAATGCGGATCTTGACCTAGTGGCAATGCTGGGACTCGCAGGTTCCGGAAAAACGTTGCTCGCGCTTGCCTGTGGCCTGCATCAGACGCTGGACATGGGGCTGTATGAGAAGATTCTCGTGACCCGTGCGACCGTACCTATGGGGCAGGATATCGGCTTCCTTCCCGGCACTGAGCGCGAGAAGCTGGAACCGTGGATGGGGGCGATTACCGATAACCTTTCCATCCTGCTTGGGGATGAGGCACAAAATATTGGCGATATCCTGGGGCAGCACAAGATCGAGATTGCCGCACTCTCATTTGCCCGCGGGCGCACCTTCACCAAAACATGGTTGATTGTGGATGAAGCGCAGAACCTGACGCCGCACCAGATGAAAACGATTGTTACCCGAATGGGCGAGGATTCGAAGATTCTCCTGCTTGGTAACAATGCCCAGATCGATACACCTTACCTGACAGCTCACACCAATGGCCTTACACAGGCGACGATGGCTTTCGCAGGCTGGGAACATGCCGGTCATATCGCACTGAAAGCGAGTGAGCGCTCAAGGCTTGCTGCCAGAGCAGTTGAAGTGCTTTAG
- a CDS encoding STAS/SEC14 domain-containing protein has translation MPAKHDIDNAKKLILTIWRGEASDNELIAAMTRYQQEIRCIRDYQLYNELLDFSHTTKFDLTTKGIKEIGKIAQQSDRPDVQTKVAIVVNSALSFGLSEMYISYRNLLPNSNKELKAFKKRTEALDWLTHTDDTNNS, from the coding sequence ATGCCCGCAAAGCATGATATCGATAACGCAAAAAAACTGATCCTCACAATCTGGAGAGGAGAGGCTTCGGACAATGAACTTATTGCCGCAATGACCAGATACCAGCAAGAGATCAGATGCATCAGGGATTATCAGTTATATAACGAGCTGCTGGATTTCAGTCATACCACAAAATTCGATCTGACCACGAAAGGGATAAAAGAGATCGGCAAGATTGCTCAACAGTCGGACCGGCCGGATGTTCAGACAAAAGTTGCCATCGTTGTTAACTCAGCCCTCTCTTTTGGCCTTTCAGAAATGTACATCAGCTATCGGAATCTACTACCAAACAGCAATAAAGAGCTGAAAGCATTCAAAAAAAGGACCGAGGCGCTTGACTGGCTCACCCATACAGATGACACCAACAACAGCTGA
- a CDS encoding PEP/pyruvate-binding domain-containing protein, producing MSDRAYALRANGYLIANVISGLEPEDFVGPDARLDDYRQILLERFLIRVDDGWVFRRARYYRGALQVEDEQVAAKNIMAALLADAAWMTPERYLLLRESTLLLPLAVEPQLGAKIRQAASDISEADEGFYELRVKVHSMPDAGDSERVRAYARESGLDDLQEAYESLAVDMDALYAMHTTPSQLKLLAEESWNRKFKKEMLDTINALNSAKGLAEAIAVTASRAQRFRKILLQENSYTVHNRLRFLRASLILEQEAYALGNQLLETSGQASRGARLSWLRHLGAAVHATGMLSDRQWQEIQSELFRLGENGSLSVAEYYAGLRYLARITQWSQRSLEFHFGATVERWHVLTDLAQNFIPDRVRSSPLLPFTGILDSLIADASQLSGMKHRVFGQEVATGVRGLNPGLQRGILLLSPERGTEMRTDGIYILQSTRQELTPVAGIITRGEGSSLSHMQLLARNLGIPNLVVDEALYPRIKSHVGERVVVAISHQGVVSIERDSPEWDVIFGGETLAEEITIKADLNKLDLDDRTLKPLSRVRSRDSGRTIGPKAANLGELFHFYPDMVNPGLVIPFGAFRQYLDQPLYDGAPSAFEWMKSQYDRLDSIKDATQRNRETRLFLNLLHEWIENSDPGEDFKNSLRQALGNVFGEEGSYGLFVRSDTNIEDLPGFSGAGLNLTVPNVVGFDAIVKAILRVWASPFSERSYAWRQSLMVMPEHVYPAVLLMKSFASEKSGVLVTSDVDSGDRSWISIAANEGVGGAVDGQAAEEIRVQRVSGDVKLLAQASAPLQKLLNPKGGIEKKPASGSQHVLSHGEIEQLRSLVADVERRFPLPRDLSGLPVVADIEFGFQQGRMALFQIRPFVESRRARSSQTLVDMDRDASGKHAGRVRLDQPPLVSGAL from the coding sequence TTGAGCGACCGTGCGTATGCACTGCGCGCAAATGGTTATCTTATTGCCAATGTAATTTCCGGGCTTGAGCCTGAAGATTTTGTTGGCCCAGATGCCAGACTGGATGATTACAGGCAAATTCTGCTCGAACGGTTTCTCATTCGGGTCGATGATGGCTGGGTATTTCGCAGGGCCCGCTATTACCGGGGTGCCTTGCAGGTCGAGGATGAGCAGGTGGCTGCCAAAAATATTATGGCGGCACTGCTGGCAGATGCAGCATGGATGACTCCCGAGCGTTACCTGTTGTTACGTGAATCGACGCTGTTGCTTCCTCTCGCTGTGGAGCCCCAACTGGGGGCAAAGATACGGCAGGCTGCCAGTGACATTTCGGAGGCCGATGAAGGTTTTTATGAGCTGCGTGTCAAGGTGCACAGCATGCCTGATGCAGGTGACTCGGAAAGGGTTCGAGCCTATGCCCGAGAGTCAGGCCTGGATGATTTGCAGGAAGCGTATGAATCACTAGCTGTTGATATGGATGCGCTGTATGCCATGCATACAACACCCAGCCAGCTCAAGCTGTTGGCTGAAGAGTCATGGAACAGGAAGTTTAAAAAGGAGATGCTGGATACTATAAATGCTCTCAATTCTGCAAAGGGGCTTGCAGAGGCTATTGCAGTTACGGCATCCAGAGCACAGAGATTTCGCAAGATACTGTTGCAGGAGAACAGTTATACGGTACACAACCGGTTACGGTTTTTACGCGCCTCGCTGATTCTGGAGCAGGAGGCCTACGCCTTGGGCAATCAGTTGCTGGAAACATCCGGTCAGGCAAGTCGGGGTGCCCGGCTCAGCTGGTTGCGACACCTTGGTGCGGCAGTGCATGCAACTGGAATGTTGTCTGATCGCCAGTGGCAGGAAATTCAGTCTGAGTTATTCAGGCTCGGCGAAAATGGATCTCTCAGTGTTGCAGAGTATTACGCTGGATTGCGTTATCTGGCGCGCATCACACAGTGGTCCCAGCGTTCGCTGGAGTTTCATTTTGGAGCTACCGTCGAACGGTGGCATGTGTTGACCGACCTGGCTCAGAACTTTATTCCTGACCGCGTACGTAGCAGCCCTCTACTGCCGTTTACCGGAATTCTGGATTCGCTGATTGCTGATGCCAGCCAGCTCAGTGGAATGAAACACAGGGTTTTCGGGCAAGAGGTTGCTACAGGTGTGCGTGGACTTAACCCTGGCCTTCAGCGCGGGATACTGCTTCTCTCTCCTGAGCGTGGCACTGAGATGCGTACTGATGGCATCTATATCCTGCAATCCACCAGGCAGGAGTTAACGCCAGTGGCGGGCATTATTACCCGCGGAGAAGGGAGCTCCCTTTCACACATGCAGCTGTTGGCCCGCAACCTTGGTATCCCTAATCTGGTTGTCGATGAGGCTCTCTACCCAAGGATAAAGTCACATGTCGGTGAGCGGGTTGTCGTAGCTATAAGCCATCAGGGTGTAGTTTCCATTGAACGCGATAGCCCTGAGTGGGATGTTATTTTCGGCGGGGAGACTCTTGCCGAGGAGATCACCATCAAAGCGGACCTGAATAAGCTGGATCTGGATGATAGGACGCTGAAGCCTCTGAGTCGTGTTCGCAGTCGTGACTCAGGGCGCACTATCGGACCCAAAGCTGCCAATCTTGGCGAGTTGTTTCATTTTTATCCGGACATGGTCAATCCTGGTCTTGTGATCCCTTTTGGAGCTTTCCGGCAGTATCTGGATCAGCCGCTTTATGATGGTGCCCCCAGTGCGTTTGAATGGATGAAATCCCAATACGACCGGCTGGATAGCATCAAAGACGCTACGCAGCGAAACCGTGAAACACGACTATTCCTGAATCTTTTACATGAATGGATTGAGAACAGTGATCCCGGTGAGGATTTCAAAAACAGCCTCCGACAGGCGCTTGGAAATGTCTTTGGGGAAGAGGGTAGTTATGGTCTGTTTGTGCGAAGTGATACGAATATCGAGGATCTACCGGGCTTCAGTGGTGCTGGTCTGAACCTGACAGTGCCGAATGTGGTGGGTTTCGATGCAATTGTTAAAGCCATATTGCGTGTCTGGGCCTCACCATTTAGTGAACGATCGTACGCCTGGCGTCAGTCACTCATGGTTATGCCGGAGCATGTCTACCCAGCTGTGTTGCTTATGAAGAGTTTTGCCTCTGAAAAGTCAGGCGTTCTGGTCACTTCTGATGTCGACAGTGGTGATCGTAGCTGGATATCTATTGCTGCCAATGAAGGTGTTGGCGGTGCTGTAGATGGGCAGGCTGCCGAGGAGATCAGGGTGCAGCGGGTTAGTGGTGACGTGAAGCTTCTGGCTCAGGCATCTGCCCCCCTGCAAAAGCTCCTGAATCCGAAGGGGGGCATTGAGAAGAAACCAGCCAGTGGAAGCCAGCATGTGTTGAGCCATGGTGAAATTGAGCAGTTACGAAGCCTGGTTGCTGATGTTGAACGGCGCTTTCCTCTGCCACGAGACCTGAGTGGATTGCCGGTAGTGGCTGATATCGAATTCGGATTTCAACAGGGCAGGATGGCGCTGTTTCAGATTCGTCCTTTTGTTGAAAGCCGACGGGCACGAAGTAGCCAGACATTGGTTGATATGGATCGCGATGCGTCCGGGAAACACGCTGGCAGGGTTAGATTGGATCAGCCGCCGCTCGTGTCGGGGGCATTGTGA
- a CDS encoding serine hydrolase — protein MARKSRLAMKSWFRLMTGLLFFTLVPHKSVAVDHSSHQPRGHKTTTMKKTHPTVREQANPLMQQMLEQRIASLHLSRAVRDKRLAVTLIDITDPSSPSMAQVNGDEMMYAASLPKIAILLAAFERIAEGKLTLDDDLRKTMTSMIRHSSNTAATEMIRKVGGDYINKILASPKYKLYDPNHNGGLWVGKEYAGGRAFNRDPLHQLSHGATAMQAARYYYLLETGQLVSPKHSHEMKNILSKPGISHKFVKGLEENHHGDLQMYRKSGTWRTYHADSALIEHDGRRYIAVALAKDPKGGQWMKKLIHEMDEIIVALHEPDAVFAKADAAESLASAAHPRSSSSKHLM, from the coding sequence ATGGCACGCAAGTCACGTTTGGCCATGAAATCCTGGTTCCGTTTAATGACCGGCCTACTTTTCTTTACGCTGGTCCCCCACAAATCTGTCGCCGTCGATCACTCTTCACATCAGCCGCGTGGCCATAAAACCACGACGATGAAGAAAACTCACCCCACTGTTCGCGAACAGGCCAATCCGCTAATGCAGCAGATGCTGGAGCAGCGTATTGCATCCCTACACCTGAGCAGAGCAGTCCGGGACAAACGTCTTGCTGTTACCTTGATAGACATTACCGACCCCTCTTCTCCAAGCATGGCACAGGTAAATGGTGACGAAATGATGTATGCCGCCAGCCTACCCAAGATTGCTATTCTTCTGGCCGCCTTTGAACGCATTGCCGAAGGAAAGCTAACACTGGATGATGATTTACGAAAAACGATGACCAGCATGATCCGCCACTCATCCAATACGGCTGCCACTGAAATGATCAGGAAGGTAGGTGGCGACTATATCAATAAGATTCTCGCATCCCCAAAATACAAACTCTATGACCCAAACCACAATGGTGGTCTGTGGGTTGGCAAGGAGTATGCCGGTGGTCGGGCCTTCAACCGCGACCCCCTTCATCAACTCTCCCACGGGGCAACAGCAATGCAGGCAGCTCGCTACTATTACCTGCTGGAGACAGGGCAGCTGGTCTCTCCGAAGCATTCACATGAGATGAAAAACATTCTTTCCAAACCGGGCATCAGCCACAAATTTGTCAAAGGGCTGGAAGAGAATCATCACGGTGATCTGCAGATGTACCGCAAATCAGGAACCTGGCGCACCTATCATGCAGACAGCGCTCTGATCGAGCATGATGGCCGCCGTTATATTGCCGTTGCTCTGGCCAAAGACCCGAAAGGTGGGCAATGGATGAAAAAGCTTATCCATGAAATGGATGAGATCATTGTTGCCCTGCATGAACCGGATGCAGTTTTTGCAAAAGCCGATGCAGCCGAGTCGCTAGCCTCTGCTGCTCATCCGCGGAGTTCTTCCTCAAAACATTTGATGTAA
- a CDS encoding Npt1/Npt2 family nucleotide transporter, with protein sequence MSKYHYRPLLRCALLFTNFFLIIAALYHLKPVSRSIFLEAVGSEYLPYVWMATALVLGLIVSFYYRLVARFSRLHVVISTVLIITVLLVFFRLLLIQPAQITAFAFFIFVDILSVVLVEQFWSITNTVYSEEEGKRWYAYIATGGLVGGVAGGLATGAFIRHTSLQSVDLLLVAAAILLGLIALTLVMYRTGLYRSERGEGDERRVEEGSWRAILAHRYLKLIAVIVLLAQVVEPLVEYQFMTVIEAAISGREERTAYLGDFFSLLGVVAIAINLLLVPLVHRWMGVIAGLTAQPLAVAISSLFYLSSSGLAAGAALKIADRGLSYSINRASKELLYASVNPQLIFQAKAWIDMFGYRLFRILGSLLILILTQWLPSSDLSWLVLLVCVIWGVALVMLRREHAERVLKRD encoded by the coding sequence ATGTCAAAGTATCACTATCGGCCACTGCTTCGCTGCGCCCTGTTGTTTACGAACTTTTTCCTGATCATTGCAGCACTTTACCACCTGAAGCCGGTCAGTCGTTCAATCTTTCTGGAGGCAGTGGGCAGTGAATATCTACCCTACGTCTGGATGGCTACGGCTCTGGTTCTTGGCCTTATTGTCTCTTTCTACTACCGCCTAGTTGCACGCTTTTCACGATTGCATGTGGTCATTAGCACTGTGCTTATTATTACAGTGTTGCTGGTTTTCTTTCGCCTACTGCTGATTCAACCTGCACAGATCACAGCTTTCGCATTCTTTATCTTTGTCGATATTCTCAGTGTGGTTCTGGTGGAGCAGTTCTGGAGCATTACCAACACCGTCTACTCGGAAGAAGAGGGGAAGCGCTGGTACGCTTATATTGCAACCGGCGGGCTTGTCGGGGGTGTTGCCGGAGGGTTGGCTACAGGTGCCTTCATCAGGCACACCAGTTTGCAGAGCGTTGATCTTTTACTGGTTGCTGCGGCCATTCTGCTGGGGCTCATCGCACTTACGCTGGTGATGTATCGTACCGGCCTCTACAGATCGGAGCGTGGAGAGGGGGATGAAAGGCGTGTCGAGGAAGGCAGTTGGCGTGCAATCCTTGCCCACCGATACCTTAAACTGATTGCAGTGATTGTGCTTCTGGCACAGGTGGTTGAGCCGTTGGTGGAGTATCAATTCATGACAGTCATTGAAGCGGCTATTTCCGGCCGGGAAGAGCGGACTGCCTATCTCGGCGATTTTTTTAGCCTGTTAGGGGTGGTTGCTATCGCCATCAATCTACTTCTCGTGCCGCTGGTACATCGATGGATGGGCGTGATTGCGGGTCTGACAGCGCAACCGCTTGCAGTAGCCATCAGTTCACTGTTCTACCTCTCTTCTTCTGGCCTTGCAGCCGGAGCCGCACTCAAGATTGCCGATCGCGGACTCTCTTATTCCATTAACCGTGCCTCAAAAGAGCTCCTCTATGCCTCTGTTAATCCACAGCTTATTTTTCAAGCCAAAGCCTGGATCGACATGTTTGGATACCGGTTATTCAGGATATTGGGCTCACTTCTGATTCTGATCTTAACGCAGTGGCTTCCCAGCTCGGACCTGAGTTGGCTGGTTCTGCTGGTTTGTGTGATCTGGGGCGTGGCACTGGTGATGTTACGCAGGGAACATGCAGAGAGAGTGTTGAAGAGGGACTGA
- a CDS encoding serine hydrolase: protein MTSKILLSLCCSLMIAMPCSAAAADLSTPLIRQQASPDLQQRLEQRIKQLHLSKATRQKRLSVTLVDVTDPSAPVMAQINGDEMMYAASLPKIAILLAAFERIAEGKMALNDDTRQTMTNMIRHSSNAAATTMIRAVGKDYINQVLSSPKYRLYDKQHNGGLWVGKEYAGSKAFHRDPLHNLSHGATALQVARFYYMLETGRLVSPDSSQEMKTIMSKPGINHKFVKGLMTDYPEVEMYRKSGSWRNYHADSALIEHNGRRYIAVALANDPKGGEWMARLIHEMDDIIFKHAGFASADAAAPQIAAADTHKRLM, encoded by the coding sequence ATGACATCGAAAATTCTGCTCAGTTTATGCTGTAGCCTGATGATTGCGATGCCCTGCTCTGCCGCCGCTGCTGATCTCTCAACCCCTCTGATTCGCCAGCAAGCCAGCCCTGATCTGCAGCAGAGGCTCGAACAGCGCATCAAACAGCTCCACCTGAGTAAAGCCACCCGACAAAAACGCCTGTCTGTCACACTTGTGGATGTTACTGATCCATCTGCACCAGTCATGGCGCAGATCAATGGCGATGAAATGATGTATGCCGCCAGCCTGCCAAAAATTGCCATCCTGCTAGCAGCTTTCGAACGTATTGCCGAGGGCAAGATGGCGCTCAATGATGATACGCGCCAGACAATGACAAATATGATCCGCCACTCCTCCAACGCGGCAGCCACAACCATGATTAGGGCAGTGGGCAAGGATTATATCAATCAGGTTCTGTCATCTCCCAAATACCGTCTTTATGACAAACAACACAATGGCGGCCTCTGGGTCGGTAAGGAGTATGCTGGTAGCAAAGCCTTCCATCGTGATCCGCTACACAATCTTTCCCACGGTGCAACAGCTCTGCAAGTCGCAAGGTTCTATTATATGCTGGAAACCGGCCGCCTCGTTTCACCCGACTCTTCACAGGAAATGAAAACCATCATGTCCAAGCCGGGCATCAATCATAAATTCGTGAAAGGGCTGATGACGGATTATCCTGAGGTAGAGATGTACAGAAAATCAGGAAGCTGGCGCAACTACCATGCCGACAGTGCCCTGATCGAACATAATGGACGCCGTTATATCGCAGTTGCACTGGCCAATGATCCGAAAGGTGGCGAATGGATGGCTCGCTTGATCCACGAAATGGACGACATTATTTTTAAACATGCCGGCTTTGCATCAGCTGATGCTGCTGCACCGCAGATCGCGGCTGCAGATACCCACAAACGGTTAATGTAG